The Magnolia sinica isolate HGM2019 chromosome 11, MsV1, whole genome shotgun sequence DNA window gcaagggttgggcggctaggcccggcttcatcaacgggtgctctcttcttccccatgaaagagagaatggaggagatggaaaatatggccgtaacaagctcaaataaggccatgaaaaaagagagaaaagagggaaatagaaaaaagaatgaggcttccacaaatttgagaaccaaaggaaggatttaagtgctcaaatggaaagaaaagagagggaaaatagtaatggagatgggttttgagatgggtaggatagggatgcacgaaaatggaagaagaaagggtttggggaggaATTTTTAAGGGATTttgagaaaattttcaagaaaagggaagcttggagggtgactttatgaaggaaagagggtttAGAAAGGGTTAAAATTGTGAAACcctggatgagtgggccacacaagaccccacatgcgtcggcccgagccggcctgctcggcctggcccgctgggcggcaaGGGCTCGCCGAAtcgcgaggtcatcgccggtctctggacagtctgACGATGACTTgtcatttgggcgaggtcctcctggcccctaagctctaaaatgatgtgggtcccccctgggtccccttgGAATTGCCCTGATTGGGCCCTTAGTTCGATTCGACACTTATCGGGCCACTAGGAAAAGAATCTGATACAAATACACTATTACCGACTTTCTAATGgctggaaagggatgatacaccGTCTAAACCCGACAATGGACAGTCTAAAAGAGAGttggggtcactgtgtgtgatcaggagtgtgcacagacttgatctcggcgatagttttcagtaaactttcaccgataggagAAACAGAAAAACTTACACAGATTCTAGAATAATCTTGCACCCtcttacactaaggtggcgacaacgtgcgttgtgtgaccataacctaggtccggtttaatctaaatcatgctctgataccaacttgtaacgccctgaaattcagggatcgagcataactcagctcccgagtttcaaaacatcacttatgcaacatatgtaatgatggatgtatgttttctgtatgagtgcataaaacatggaatagattaagccaactgcaaatataattcagggataagtgaaagacgtaagcggaagacttaaagaaatatatgtgtacatgtgcaagtccctgtaatatgaatgcactgccaggtcataattacaagtgttgatttcaaaatataagtatcaaaatgaaatcatctattacaaagaaaacccagaatccctatagatcaggacacgactcatatgaacccgcctgagaactgcataaaagaaaacgcgtcctcatcatcctcatactcctgctctgcctcaggggtcgcgccatcatctgcatctaagacaaagtctggttggtgttgaaataccgtcccagaatgtgggagtgagtgatcaactcagtggaactatacagtaaaagttaacatgttatcaaatcaatcaagcagtaatgataaggcaatacaatcaaacatgtcctaattactcttgttaatgcaaggatgtatgtagaaatgatgcatgctcttgcctgcactccctcagcgtcttcatcttacggtacgcatgacaacctcccgtagtgccaacgacgccagcgcacatgcaatgcggtgcatgaacatgattaccaagttgttattagtccttttcatatagcaggattgggaagctaaggtaccttttcTCGTATTAagtcccaaacagtgatccattctagggtcgtcagtcctagacaatctcatacgatattacggttcgaggtcgctgcaaagggctcatcactaatcaagacatgcctatcataccttagttactaccttaaggctcgtcgcctcaatgcagtatcaaggtatgctcgaggtcataacaaagggctcatcactaatcaatgtaggccgatagtacgaatatagtgtcccataccaccataatcggctcacgagtctggtgtgctcgctggtcactacgggtaggctcgtcaccccagcgtaggccgacagctcgaccacggtgtcccataccaccatgcccggctcatgagtcttagtggatcaaggtaccatggttaacgggattgtattggtaagtttggtaccctagattcaaacaatagcgtccatacatggtgtacatctacCGAGACAATCgtgttacttgacgaactcgactagcacgagcgcacgttgagttgaacgatatagagtacgcaaacactccatgtggccaaaccactgccgacaaccctaatacgactcgggttcgtcaaacacgtcctacgtggcgaaaacaaccttggccacgaactcaaggtttattaccgattccctagactatttcatagtcccaaacatcttcaatcataacagatattcatattaacaatttagaacaaaaatggatcaacaattctaatcatacagtatgtgagcatttgatgaatatcaacttaacatggatttacatatAAGTAGCACgtaaagttaaacaacaaagaatgaaaattgcatgtaggaaatcatacacaccaataggatagttaagaatctcttctcaatgcccgtaaacagaataatatattacacgctagatcattcagacatttatacaaacacttaaactacatatttcaacatacatgacgtatgttggtgataacacacacttggacaatttcttttgccaaggaactgatacacatacaactaacacaaatacacgatgattaatcatggcaaacatatgctcgtatttcatacgtatacgatactttctacctatacatagaatacacaaatctcaatatatctcatatttatcaggaacgcaaaataaacatcgcatttagcatgtgaaattacacccacaacaataataaactattaaccgacattgaaagccttgaaaaccataacctatacgaatatagttcacaccttaaaccagaaaaggcacaacagatctgattcagacgataagtcttcgtcaacggcgactagataacctaaggcatggataaaataagctacatcaacacttaaacaagtctaagctctaaaacaggttagggtttgactgacttacccaagaatgaacttagaatcgccggaataacgattcaaaagtgatggtttaatgacacagaataacaaggaagaatctcaagatgattcaccaacttctctgttactttctctctcttttcctctctctctctctcttagctagggttagaaaattcgtatggaattgagagtgagggttttaaggtctttatataggcctaaaatggatgaaaatagccccaaggccaaggtatacttaggttataaccaaatcaggtctattccgatccaacggaacacttctggtggtcctttctccacgtgcagtcggacttaagctcactgaccatggatctaggtcaggctgagtttttgtaccaatcggatttacagatcagctgtggcagaccaatctcaattcaacggtcatcgaaactcgatcaggtccacaagcactataacatgcctgggccatcttcccttatCCGAGGGTAAAtatgggtcagaatccaacggtcagaaagcttagaatcgacgcacaagcgacacgactcagatttcataaatttgtATTTAATTTCTCCGCTTTctcactctttactccggactcaagcaaatcggcTCAAGGCATCATATGGACTTGAtatttgaggtgatggtcaagcccaataaagagattataattgtctaagatcattgctatcggactttcgacgcgcggtccaggttcgatacaaagtttccaagtactcccgagagtaactggatttagcgttgaatcctagatttcagggtaacatagcgctaacgattctacaggttttgagtcctgcagatcacatttaaagtgattggtgcaaatttcacaagcaattgagtttagcgctaattaacccacacttaacttctaaggaaaatagaggtagtactcgggtctttgcacgaaatttttcgggtcattacagaaaGCGAAGAGAGAGCTACACTTATATTGGCCCTTGGATCGAGCCGTCTCTCAAGTGACAAACACTCGTGAGCATTTAAAAATACCAACAACCATCTTTATcctcctttccttttccctttaaCATTCCTTTACCTGGATTTTGTGAAATACCTCCTACACCTTTAAGattatgtgtttgatttcccttATACCCACCCTTCTTACATTTCTTAGGATTAGGCGTGTTGTCAAAGGACCCCTCAATAAGTGAGCGATACGTGGTTTCTCGACTTTATTGTTGGCCTCGTATATAACCATTTAGGTATGCAACTCCTTTTCTGAGCCCATTCATATTGTAGTTTTCAATGAATCTGGTATATGTTAGATCAGAGGGTGACAAATGCATTCACTATTTTTTGGGAAGCCCGTTCCCACTGCGCTCATGGCCCGGCTGGCCTGCCAACAGTAATGGGAATTCTCCTACTCCCTGGTCAAAGGGTTGGTTAAATACGAGATCTACTCCACGAGGAGCGGTACGAAAGTAGGTGATATCATCACGACCTCTCTTTTCGTATCACTAGGGATGCTTAATGCCACTTCGCCAACTGAAATTACCTATGCTTTCGTGTCTCTCAATGTGATCAGCACTGGGTGTTTCCGAGCAACGAGGCTCACACCCATTCGCAATAGTTCATCCAAACTTCCTTACCCTATGACACTCATTTTGGAATAAGCCATCTTCTTATCAAGGTTAAGGAGTCAATTGAGCATCTCAGTGGCGGGATTGAATATCGGGATCAAATCAGAGTTCACACCGCCTGCCCTGAACAAATAAGAGGCGTGGGCTACAAGTTGCACATAAGCTGCCGGGTCGCACAACAGAAGAACACCCAACATAAAGATGCACACTCCTCTATGTGAAATATGAATCCTCATTGGAGCTTTTTAGTAGTAGTCATGACTAACAGCCATCAGCGGTCGGCTTGTTGGTAAGGTGAGAGCTTCAAGCCTAATTTCTAGTGACACACCCCCCACACAAGCACCACCCGATGAAGGGGAGACGAGGAAAGCTACAGGCCCAAAACCTTTGACCCTTCTTTCTATAAAGTGGGGGTGCCCGAGGCACCTCATCTTGTCATTGAGTCCTTGCTCATTCCCGTTAGGCTAAAGTGTTTGGTGTTTCCTTCTTTACGCCCGTTCACACTTTGCTGACCTATCGCATGGTAAAGAGAAGAGAGTACGAAAGAATAATAAGCAGAGCACACCGTAGAAAGATCCTAAATATGACAAGTCCCCCATGGATTCGAGAAGAAGGAAATTCAGAACAGGAACGAAACGAAATGAAGTGAGAGCCCGAATAGGGGAGGCGAGAACATCTTGATCGAAAGCTCCACTACTCTAAATAGTGAGAAagacttttcaaaatttgatcaaatCAATCGAGAATCTCATCATCTGTTAGGTGGGCCAACCGTTTATAAGATAGGCTGATAAGGGCTGGGTGTCCATGTCACAAAACCTTTCTCTAGTTGACGAATCCAATTATTGATTGAATCGAAGTGGATCAAATTCATTAGCAAATGAAAAATCTATCATTTTCACACTcataaaaaaaaactagaaaagagGAGTCACTAAGACAACAGCTAAGTAAGCAAGCAAGAAGGAGAGGTGCAAAAGGTGAGGCAAGGGGGGAACATCTCTATCAGATAACAACAAGCCGGCAGCCTCGATGCAGGGGCTAGGCGAGTCACTTTCCTCTAGTAAGGCAAGCCTATCTATTATCAAAATATAACAGGGCTTCTATGACTGCTCCTTCTGGCGACTAGCTCCAACCGCTAGCAGTTGGTGGTTAACTTCCTCCTCCAATCTTCTGAGAATTGAAAATCCACTAGGTTCTCGGTTTCATGAGCCGTCTCCATCAAGGTGCACAATAGATGTCCTCTCGGCCTTATCCATCTGCTGATTCGTGGTGGGGGCTCTCCACTCTAGGAAGATTATGTCCAGGATCTGGTAATCTAAGCATTGCTTCTTCTGGTCGGCTTGTATTAGCTAGTGCTTTATTATAGGTAGTCATTCCCCCCGTTCCATTAGTCTTTTTAAAGGTACTTGAATCTTAAgtcgacccccccccccccccccctccggaACTTAATCAGTTTCAGGCTCAAGTGCCTGCTCATCCATCTTCATTTCAAAGGCGAACATCTCCATTGAGTGACTGTAATTATTATGGTTTACAATCAAGAGTTCTTAACCAATCCTTTCTCACCGCGACTTTACTAGATATGGGGGACCTTCACTTCTTCTAAAGTAGACCCGGAGCTTCTTTCTTCTCTTGCGAAGCCCTGATAAAGTAACTGGTGGCAGGttagtacagttctcatgctGCTGATTTGGCCCTACGCTGATTCAAGAGCTTCTTCTTTAGTCTAGGAttataaataataagaaaataaaaagaagcgGCTGGGCGAGAACAAGAAGCGGTCGTCGTCCTGTAGCTGGTAGCTCTACTAAGTGAAGAACTGCTTGCTGCCTTTTCTTTGCGAATAACATGCATAGGTAGCCTAGGAGAAGAGAAGCAAGCTACCCTTGCCTACCTCTCATCTATATCTATAGGCGGCAATGGTAACAGCTGGAAAGAATGGTAATAGTATGAGCGGCCGGGCTGGCGCTCCGCGTTCTATCTAGGTTCCGCTCTTACGTACACCCCACCTCACATAGAAAAGGGCAACCTCCTCATTAGAAGAACTCGTGTGAGTGGGAGgggattgattcattcattcattagatACGTCTTCTTCCGTGATCCTTAGTAGCTACCAACACTTTTAGTTTGTTGGCGATCTCAAACACTTTCAGTGCGCAATCACTCATGGGATCATCCtcttttggttttaggttatacaTGCATTTTCCTTTTTGGGGCCTGAACGTAGCACCCATTTGGGAATTGAACAATTCCTTCAAGTGAAGGTAGATGTCCCTCACATACGCCATGTTTTACAACTGATCGCAGAACACATTGGAGATTGAGGCCAATATGTACACCTTAGCCACTTCATTTAATTCTTTCCCATTTGGTATAAATAGTAGAGATGGCAAGCATCTCATCATCATTGTCCAAGTAAGGAGGGGAGGCTCATGaatgatatacaatacatgctcGAAGGTGAGTATAAGTTTTAGCTTTTGAAATCAATTTATAAAGTGATTTCACATATCGTATTTAACTTCGACATTTTTCTACGTGACCAAATCACTACCATAAGCTAATGTATGTGGGTTTACCTTATGTCTCGTGCTAGGGCCTACATTTTAGGCACACAAACAACGAGTTCATCAAGTTGTGTCCCCAACACAACTCATTGGCTCCCATTGCACGAAGCAATTTGAGGTAATCATATCAAGTTACATAGGAGGATCAAGTTGTGGTGCCAATACCCTCCACATAACTCGTTTCAATCATAACCATGTGCTTCATATCATGTATTAATCCATCCATAAGGACCCCGAGCATCTATCGTAATCTAATGTGTGACATAAGATAATTGAGGAATTGTAGTATCCTTTCTCCTACATCAGGGCACACAACCATGTGCATGATTAGTGCACCCTCTTGATTTGTGAGTCTTTGGATACAAGTCAAACTATAGAAATAACATTATCAGTGCTCAACATCACATATCATGGCAACTAGTAGGATGTTCCATGTCTAAGTGATATCCACAATGTGTGCCTAATCGGGTTATGTAACACCCATTCCAATTCCCATCTAGATGAAGGAATAGTTGAGAAAGTGTTCCCACATACAGATCACAAGGATATCCCAATCTTAAGCAAGGAAGAGCCTACAACCACACGATCAAGGAAAGATATGATCACATCACTATTTTATTTTGGCAACATCAAGGAAAGATATGATCAcatttgtttcgacaagaaataaatGTATTATGATTGGGtatatcttattcaataataacaaaggaaattgGAAGAATGTTCATCATCGGGCATTTTTATTAATTCTGGAATTCATTTATATCctcatatttcccttgattccaatACAAAGTGTATTTTACAAATGTAACAATGATGTATGTGGAAATAATTCTGATAATGATTTTGCCAGCATTCCAGCTTGTGATGCATTCGTCCCAAGGAAGGAGAAGTTGGGTGGATTTAGGAATCCTTCAGAAAGCCTCAACTTCTCTTTTGATTCGTTTGAGATGATAATCTCAAAAAGAATAATAGAATTCCATCATAGACCACTGTCTCTACGAAGAAATGAGAGAATATATAGGCCTAATGAAGCTATCTGTTGCAAGGCATACGATGGTCAAGACGTCCCACATGATCACATTGACCATGAAAAACATCCACATCATAGGACAATCATGCAACACAAGTTAGGGAATATAAGATGTGCACaacatgtcaaaaaaaaaaacaaaaaaacttggAAGCAATGTGCAGCTCAGCTTTCATTGTAATAGCAAATGGATTGTTTTGATCGATCTCCTAGATAGAAACCTCAATAGACCAACTAAGCCTCTAGATGTCTTCAACAAACCTTAATTGAGCTAGGATCAAGTTTTAACCCAATCTAATCTCAAAAGAATGAGATCTGTTGAAGACAAGATGAATGGCTCTGATTGAACTGATTCAAATCTGGATGTGTACTGTCTAATCCACCATCCTGTAGAGCATGTTAAGATGTCCAAACTAACCAATTTTTTGGTCAAATCGAGCTACGGTTAATGAGATATGGAATACTAATGTGTAGCTAAGGAAcagttttccttttttcttatggAGCTAGAATGTCCACATTAGTTTGTTGTCCATGATGTGTTGAAGACTCCCACTGGATTAAATTCGTCCAATGGACCCTTGATTAAAACCCAAAAGTGGGCCATTACCACAATCCTTTTGGGCCCACACACTATCTGATGTGGCTGGACACATGGTTGTCCCCACATGAGTGGACATCCATAGCTAAGCGCAGTTTTCCAATATGGATATAATCATCAATATGTGCATGATAATGAATGGATATGACCAATTTCTAGACTTGGAAAATCCAAAAATCCTCACAACACtaaatatgaaataatgatgagagaattttgaaatttggaaagTAGTGGAACAAACTAGAACATAAGAGACAAAAGATGAAGGTTGTCCAAAAAaggaaagaggagagaaaatCTATCCCTCTCCCTCTTACACTCTGTATGGACGCCCCCTCCTAGTGTGGTATTTGTATGTATGGCGGCCTTTGTGGGGCCCGCCACATGGGCCTCACCTCGAAGATCTACCccttccatctctctttctctttcgcgTGCTTGGTCTGTCCATATTCTCCTTTCCTCGAGTGATCCATAATGCATCCTTGAATTTTATTAATGGTGCGACTTGATGACCCTAGATGTATCTGTGCAAATTGACATCCCAGCTAATCTGGGCCATCTAAGATGCTATTCATGATGAGATCTAAAAGAAACAGAAGATTATAACCAACGGACCATCGATGGCAATCGTATACATTTATTTTCTCACAACCATACATACATGTAATTTTCCAATTAAAtcatcaaatccacaccgtttacTTCGTGTTAATTCATGTATGCCTAGAATTATATCTGATTTGATATTATATTGTATCTTATCCAATTCATGCACTCTTTCACTTAAGGGGTATTTTTTGTTTACCACTAAATTTAGATGGGAGAACATACTTAGACCAAATGATGATTAAGTTAAATGTGTGGTCACAACATTCTTTTCTAATGCTAGTTGTTAATTTGAGGGAAGTTACTAATTCTttttctaactgaagttatggcctttGATTGAGTaaaatggcagaaaaggattcatgtagccaaccccaattagttgggataaggcttggatgatgatgatgatgaagttgcTAATTCTTTTACCATTTCCACGAGTGTTTCAGTTGACTACGAGTATACCAATAGAATCTACTTGGTTCTTGAGTTCATGGACCATTCTCTGGAAGGACTTTTAAGTTGCCGAAAGGTGCGATTTGCAGTTCCACACATCAAGGTATCATGCATTTCAATGGCCTAAAACAAGCTCACTTCATTTATTAAATCAACCCTTGGGAATTAGGTGTTTACCAATTTTCCTCGTCAGTGCTATATGAAACAGCTCTTGGAAGGACTCTGTTACTGTCATGCTAATTGAGTACTTCATCGTGACATCAAAGGTTTCTTATCAAATACTTGATTGCATCTTTTTCTTGGCCaggatctttttttttcttttttttctttttccagctTCAACTGACATCCATTCTACATCTATTTGTGCAGAAGGTAATATTCTAATCAATAATGAGGGAATTTTAAAGCTTGCAGATTTTGGCCTTTCACGCTGGTGCCCCAGCGATGACAGCAATGAACCAAACAAGGACAACACCAAACTTACATTTGAGGTTATTAGTTTGTGGTATAGGTATTGTTATACCTTGATCACTATCTTGGTTAGAGTGTGGATTTGCGAGTAGTTAAGCTTCTTTTCTTACCCCAAGAACATGTAGCATGTTTCCCTTCTCAACTGGTACATGGCCACAATGATTTGACTAGACCTCCAGAGTTGCTGCTTCAGACTGACGAGCATTGTGACTATGGcccagctattgacatgtggtctGCTGGCTGTGTTTTCGCAAAGCTGCATGGAAAACGAGTCATGGAAGGGAAAGACAAGGCAGGTTTCTGTTTCAAATCCATAAAATGGAGGATTTATGTAAGATGGAATATGAAATAGGCTTTCTTCATTGTGTGATTTTAATCAATTTAGAGAAGGAATCAATGATATAAACAAGTTGGGTTGGAGCTACACTGGATGTACACAATTGCTTTAATCTTACCTTCCATGTTTCTATATTAAATCAAGAAAGTGCTACCACACTTTTTCAGGTGTTTATTACAATCACACTTTCAGGGGCAATCATGTTTTTGTATTATATGCACCACTAGTTAATATTCATGGAATTTGATTGTTCCTTGGTCGACTATAGTATTTTGTGATAAAATTTTGTGGTTTTAATCTCAATGGTAGACAGCTTGCATTCCAACATTGATATCTATGATTCTACTCTGGCTTACCtatcaaaacaaaaacaaaaacaaaatagaaagaaagaaagaaagaaaattgtgtGGATTTTGGTTTTACTGATTTTTAATAGTAACTAGTAACTTTTGTGCTCCTAGTAAGAGAAGGCTGACGCTAgttgtctttctttttttttttccttgctgtAGGCAGATCAAATGTATAAAATTTGGGATTTGTGTGGATCTGCTAATGAATTCAACTGGCCTGGGGTTTCCAAGTTGCCAAAGTATGATGAATTCAAGCCGCTAAAGCCAATGAAGAGATGTGTTAGGGAGGTTTTGAGTGAGTAAGTAGTAAATTTATGAGTTTGATTTTGCTTTTAAAATTAGCTGTAAATGAAGCAGgatctcttttttccttttgacaGTCTTGACCCCTATGCTTTGGAGTTACTGGACAGAATGCTGActcatgatccatctaaggtaTCACTTTCAATGTGTTCATTTTCTAGATTGATCTAAATGTATAGATATCTTCCTCAGTGTGCTCAACACTTCCCAATTTTTTCCTCAACTCGATGTTTTTCAACAGATTTTAAATCTCTGAGTTTTTAAATTTGATCTTTCTTCACTTTTGTTTAACTCCATCCAGTGGATGGATGATGGACTGTTCTCGATTATTTGTTATCTATCAATTCTCTCATATTAGATTATGGATGAATTGGTAAATTGTGGTCTGCTTCGCTCTCGATTATTTATTTATAgtggcagattttttttttcttttggcagAACTGCTTGTGTTTGAAACATCCATGCGATTCTATGCAGAGGATATCAGCGAAAGAAGCACCTGAAGAGGCTTATTTCTCTACTGATCCTCCTCCAAGCGATCCCAAGAGGTTCTCCTTCCCCATTCTTTCAAACAAAAATCATGTTAAGCAGCTTGTATCATTGGGACTGTCGATCTGGTGGGCTGCCATGTAGCAATAGGTCAAGACTCATGATGATTGGACAGCTCATTAGTTGTGAATTCTCCATTCTAAAGAATACCTTAGCTCTAATAATTtctttggtgggccactgatcaacTGGATTTCACAatcttatccatttctttatctGGCCTATCAACACAGCAGCCCATAGATCAATGGTTGCAATGGTAGTTCATATTTGCCACATGTACTATGAGGGGGGAGGTGCATTTCTCTCTAAAATTCATGCTACTCCCAACTGAAGTTTCTCAAGACTACGGCATTTCAAACTTCAGCAATTGTATAACCATATTCTTCCATGTTACAGCTTACCCAAATATGAATCCTCGCACGGGTCCTGGGTTCTGTCTGGCAAAGATTCcagtgatggtgggccccacccggatCACAAAGTTCAAGGGAGAGG harbors:
- the LOC131218995 gene encoding cyclin-dependent kinase C-2-like isoform X3, which gives rise to MWSAGCVFAKLHGKRVMEGKDKADQMYKIWDLCGSANEFNWPGVSKLPKYDEFKPLKPMKRCVREVLSDLDPYALELLDRMLTHDPSKNCLCLKHPCDSMQRISAKEAPEEAYFSTDPPPSDPKSLPKYESSHGSWVLSGKDSSDGGPHPDHKVQGRGSCTSSPCTSQGHVLQTDASSTHDASPGAVGDSYGVNARPAPR
- the LOC131218995 gene encoding cyclin-dependent kinase C-2-like isoform X2, producing MTAMNQTRTTPNLHLRPPELLLQTDEHCDYGPAIDMWSAGCVFAKLHGKRVMEGKDKADQMYKIWDLCGSANEFNWPGVSKLPKYDEFKPLKPMKRCVREVLSDLDPYALELLDRMLTHDPSKRISAKEAPEEAYFSTDPPPSDPKSLPKYESSHGSWVLSGKDSSDGGPHPDHKVQGRGSCTSSPCTSQGHVLQTDASSTHDASPGAVGDSYGVNARPAPR
- the LOC131218995 gene encoding cyclin-dependent kinase C-2-like isoform X1, coding for MTAMNQTRTTPNLHLRPPELLLQTDEHCDYGPAIDMWSAGCVFAKLHGKRVMEGKDKADQMYKIWDLCGSANEFNWPGVSKLPKYDEFKPLKPMKRCVREVLSDLDPYALELLDRMLTHDPSKNCLCLKHPCDSMQRISAKEAPEEAYFSTDPPPSDPKSLPKYESSHGSWVLSGKDSSDGGPHPDHKVQGRGSCTSSPCTSQGHVLQTDASSTHDASPGAVGDSYGVNARPAPR